A stretch of Eleutherodactylus coqui strain aEleCoq1 chromosome 9, aEleCoq1.hap1, whole genome shotgun sequence DNA encodes these proteins:
- the CBLN2 gene encoding cerebellin-2, producing MDLWGNATGERRDAGKPLKWEQSFLRVAKVLLSMVLMLLAPPTVNAQNDTEPIVLEGKCLVVCDSNPSSDGAITSSLGISVRSGSAKVAFSAIRNTNHEPSEMSNRTMTIYFDQVLVNIGNHFDLASSAFVAPRKGIYSFSFHVVKVYNRQTIQVSLMQNNYPVISAFAGDQDVTREAASNGVLLHMERADKVHLRLDRGNLMGGWKYSTFSGFLVFPL from the exons ATGGATCTATGGGGCAATGCTACAGGAGAAAGAAGAGATGCAGGGAAGCCTTTGAAGTGGGAGCAAAGCTTCCTGAGAGTTGCTAAAGTGCTGCTGTCAATGGTGCTGATGTTACTAGCGCCACCTACAGTCAATGCTCAGAATGACACAGAACCCATAGTGCTGGAAGGAAAGTGCCTGGTCGTCTGTGATTCCAACCCGTCTTCAGATGGAGCAATTACATCGTCTCTGGGTATATCTGTACGTTCGGGAAGTGCCAAAGTGGCTTTCTCTGCTATTAGGAACACCAACCATGAGCCCTCTGAAATGAGTAACCGCACCATGACTATCTATTTCGATCAG GTGCTAGTAAATATTGGAAACCATTTTGACCTTGCATCCAGTGCATTTGTAGCGCCAAGAAAAGGAATCTATAGCTTCAGTTTTCATGTGGTCAAAGTGTACAACAGACAGACTATCCAG GTAAGTTTAATGCAAAATAACTATCCGGTAATTTCAGCCTTTGCTGGGGATCAGGATGTTACCAGAGAAGCGGCCAGTAATGGGGTGCTTCTGCATATGGAGAGAGCTGATAAAGTTCATCTAAGACTGGACAGGGGCAACCTCATGGGAGGCTGGAAATATTCGACCTTCTCTGGCTTTTTAGTATTTCCATTATAA